One segment of Pseudanabaena sp. PCC 6802 DNA contains the following:
- a CDS encoding transposase has protein sequence LIHLEEKAIEDELRGYLDDAQFLPYRSVFKQFGFGDRVQAIVLSQIYPFENYLDNGRAIVKIRKGRKSGKPTKRYLSLRRFMKALGVAPTENSSGDKQNRSVVGGSDLCRRSLWQWIFTRVEPHKSRGTNPILNELGKDLDEYKAMGRPIKLARITVAAKAVKLLFKELLLTQRD, from the coding sequence GCCTGATTCACCTCGAAGAAAAAGCGATCGAGGACGAGCTGCGCGGTTACCTCGACGATGCCCAATTCCTCCCCTATCGCAGCGTTTTCAAACAGTTCGGATTCGGCGATCGCGTCCAGGCGATCGTACTGAGTCAGATTTACCCGTTTGAAAACTACCTCGACAACGGTAGAGCGATCGTGAAAATACGCAAGGGACGCAAATCTGGCAAGCCTACTAAACGCTACTTAAGCCTCCGACGATTCATGAAAGCATTGGGCGTGGCACCCACCGAAAATTCATCGGGTGACAAGCAGAATCGTTCAGTGGTCGGAGGTTCAGATCTGTGCCGTCGTAGTTTATGGCAGTGGATTTTTACTCGGGTCGAGCCTCATAAGTCAAGGGGAACCAACCCCATACTCAACGAACTCGGTAAAGACCTGGATGAATATAAAGCGATGGGCAGGCCGATCAAACTAGCCAGAATCACCGTTGCCGCTAAAGCAGTCAAGTTATTATTTAAAGAACTCCTACTAACCCAACGGGATTAA